The DNA segment aaccatgcagcggagtgtgtcaagaccaaatgcaaaatatatttgcaccgggacatgcttgctgtcatccagcgggatccgcgtaactgcgcagtttctgggcgtccatcaaggatgacaagtttaccgtgatggtgttcgatgggcgatggacgacaaacccgcagtagttcgaagagccaataGCGTgatcaattgtggcttgaacattccgggcagggatggcagtcatatcaaagcgcaatgtaggcttgatggcaACGCGGAACGacttcgcagcaggcggaagagagccttgactcacgggaggcatctgtggaggaggctcatacgctggtgacggcccttggtgagaatactgaactggcgcgacgggcacagtttcttgagggagtgccacgggcatggaggcggtggagcagtccatgtcacaggccaaagtcgtagcatcggaagacggcgcaggctggaggcccagaggcactgacgattgcgtggacgtggaggctgcgtcaggtggcaacacagcgggaaTCCGCGTAGATGTCGTTGACatcgcagaatccatgcagacgcgtagcgcggcctcggtcggcagcgccgagctaagcctagcttgcacCTGAGGGTTTCGGTTgtgttttctcacttgagaatgcgcccaccttgccgggaatttctccacacgggcgtcgtcagcattcggtctcacggagggcactgtccgacccacgacacacgcgagaagacagcgaaaagcgaaaacacagacctagaagcagacacgtagccacccactcaATAGAGTTTCGTCACTGCTCATTATGAGTTTTTAAACTTGGCGCCACGATTCGTTTTCATATTTGACGGCAAGCTTCGCTCTGTCTGCATTTCTGGTTTTTAAAATTTGGTGGCACGCTTTAGCTCCGACCACTTCCcatgttttcaaatttggtgccactATCGCTGCAGCCCTGCCAACTTTTCGGACATTTATGACTGTAATTAATTACATAATTAGCCCACTTTAAAAATTTCGTCACCTGCACATCCTCTTTCGGTGCTCTATCCGACGATGCCATTCTGTTCCCCATATACCAAACATTTCCTCTGTTATAGGACCGAGATTATCTAGTCTAGCCGAAACCGGCTACATATGCATACAAAGCTTACACATTAAAACGCCACCCACCTCAGCCATCTCACTCTCAAGAAAAATGGTCGCGTATATGAAGCCTCGGCTTAAAATGAAAGCAtaaagtaatcatcgagggtaaattaAAATCCCGTTGCAGCTTTCTCTTATCAGGTTTCATTATCGTCGTATCAATTTATGCACACCGTTAAACATTCTGTTGTTCCATGATGTGTTCGAACAGATCTGCAGGCAGCACAGCGAGCATGTGAACATTAATGGGAACTTTATAAAAATAACACTTTTCTTGAGCTGCTTCCGCTTATTTTGCTACAAATGCTACCATACGCTCATTCTGAACCTCAATCGCTCACCTGAGGTTAATTCAGCCCCCGACCTACCTAAATAAAACACCACAGCGCCGTTAGAGTAAACTGCTAATACATACTTTAAGAATAACTTGCACATTTGCGTCAGTTTGCGTTTATATTTAAAGGGGAATACTTTAACATAAGTCGCGGCTCAGAGGAGTGAATAGTTTTTCACAGCTGCCATCCTTCGCAGCACGTTACCCGTTTAAGGATCGGGCTTGGAAGATGTTTAGATCTACCATTTGGAATCACCTGTGCGGTCCTTCAGGTGGGCTGCTGTAATAAATGGGAGTTGGCACGTGCAGGCTACCGCCAACAGCAGCAGCCGGGACGTGGGCGTATCCGACAGCGCACTGAAGTTGCACTGCCATGTTGTCCCTCACAGGGACGGAAGCCCGACGATCAACGGTGCACCGGGCGACGGCACGGGCACCAGATGGCTGCCATGGACGATGCCCCTTCCGCTACACGAGGCGGACGCGGACGAACAGCGGCTGctgatgcgagaaaaaaaaagatcgctATTCATTCTGAAAAAATAAAGTGTTACACAAGGCTGCCACACTGTGCTAACTAAAAGGAAGAAGCTGAAAGTCGCAAGGCCACCGCTTCCGTCAGGTGGAATTCACCGTATTTGAGCTTGGTGCTTGCGCTGCTGGATGCTGTCGAATTTATTCATGCAAGTGGCCTCTATTTTTATGAgggccaccatcatcatcagcactaTCACCCCCTTCTTTGAGTCATCGGAAGAACAAGGCCCTTTCTATATGACGTCAGCCATCCTTCGCTTTGCAATGAAACGTAGGCGTTAGCGCTCAAATACTGCAGCGTGAACTTACATCGCCAGTAAATTCTGCCATTAGTACTGACTCTGCCGCCCTAACAGACCATCAGTCATGAATGCTGCGGTTAAGAGATGCTGCGAATCACAATTCGTGTCTATGTCCATTTTCACTTCCTATTTTCACATTAAATGTCTTCAACTCGCCTTTGTTCTAGAATCCACGTCACTCGTTATGTCTTCTGGTAATGCCATTCAGCCTTCCAGCACTCGCCGGTTTGAATTATACAAATGTCACAAGGGCAACGCAAAGACCTTTGAGAAACAGGTGCTTTTGTTGGAAGGCGTAAGGAATGCAGCTGCACGGAACAAATATTGCATTTGTTCCGTCCATTTGGGCGCCCGTCCTACACCTTTGGCGCCCAAAGGTGCGGTCTTCGGGAACCTGTGATCTTAGGGTGCCAACGTCTAAAtgtaattgcaaaaaaaaaaatttagagctCATAATGGTGAAATGCAAGGCACCATCTTAACCTGCAAGTTTTGACATTTAAAAAGATTTTTTAGTTTAAATGCTGCGAGAAAAACCCCTGGGTGACATGTGCAGATAGATTCTGCTGCTAGAAGCACATTAAGTACGTGATATTGTTCGAGCATTAGACAGTAAATTAATTGAGTTTGAGTAATTAATCAACCTTTTGTTCTAAATTTTCAAAGGTGAAATTGTATTCTGAAATTGAATGTCTTCAACATCGAAGGTGAATGGTGTTTTTAGGTTTTATAAATCGGCAATAACGTTCGATATATCGAGCGtgaaaaatacgcatttgaaagctcgtcAGGCTTGCTTTGCCGTATTGATAAGTTATAAAATGGCACCGCCACGCATACCATTGCCGCCGAAATGGAGCTAAATTATTCTACATCGTATACACAAACTGCGTCTGTATTTGTTATAAACATTCGAGcaacgccattttataaatatgcattGAGGGAAAAGCAGCTCAACGAGAtttgaaatatgtatttttcacgtccgatatttcgaaccacattgacGATTAAGAGATTTTAAAAACCAGgttcaccttcgatgttgacatCCTTCTGTTTCGCATTATAACCTTGCCCCGAAAATGAAAAATGGCAATGTTGACTTTCAATTTCTAGTTAAACCGTATCAAATGCACAATATCAGCCTTGCTGTACAATCAACGAGCACAGACTGGTTCGATGTAtctttcgcaaaaaaaaagatgtgtgaGGGTTACCAAAATCAACCTGTATGCTTTCCTGTTCAGAGACCTCGTAAACCACTGTCACTAGTCACTCCACTAGCTTGGCAATATGTTCCCCACTGCAAACATGTTTCATCATTCTGATAGCCATACTTTACCTTGAAAGCGCGCAAAGCCTTGACAGATTCCGGGGGCATTGAAATCCAAATACTTGGAAAATTTCATTCAAGAAATGGATAATATTTAAGATGTTCCATTAGGAGAGGTACAGCCTCAATTTCTTTCGAAGGCGAGAACTTGAATAAGAAGTACATGTCACGTGTAGCCAACTATCGGCAGTTATGCTGTTATTAAAATGTCATTCACTCGGCTTCCGCGCTGTCCGGCGGCGGCCGCTTGCATTGAGTGCCGCCACTGGTGGTCGTCGCGGATGGCCGCGGGTGTGTGCGGATTGACTCGCCATGGTTGTCGTCGTGGGATCCGTACCCGCCCTCGGCGTATGCAGCTCGCGTCAGTTCCACGTTGAAGCGCGCGAACTCCGCGCTTAGGAATGGCATCTCTCGAAGGCACCGGACCCCAGCGGAGGTAGCTGCATATCCACGGGCGGAGGATCGTTTAATCCCAAGGCGACCTTCCGGATTCTTCTTCATTAAGGAAGCGTGCGCATATTTGCGTTCACGGGACCTCCACTTAATGGATATATTTTGCCAAGCAGAGATGTACTA comes from the Amblyomma americanum isolate KBUSLIRL-KWMA chromosome 1, ASM5285725v1, whole genome shotgun sequence genome and includes:
- the LOC144099488 gene encoding uncharacterized protein LOC144099488; this encodes MLKTRHAFAETLNRNLASIAGLRHSTVFLICRAYTDVYTSATSAGVRCLREMPFLSAEFARFNVELTRAAYAEGGYGSHDDNHGESIRTHPRPSATTTSGGTQCKRPPPDSAEAE